One region of Pogona vitticeps strain Pit_001003342236 chromosome 1, PviZW2.1, whole genome shotgun sequence genomic DNA includes:
- the CRIPT gene encoding cysteine-rich PDZ-binding protein — translation MVCEKCERKLGTVITPDTWKDGARNTTESGGRKLNENKALTSKKARFDPYGKNKFAICRICKSSVHQPGSHYCQGCAYKKGICAMCGKKVLDTKNYKQTSV, via the exons GTGAGAGAAAGCTTGGTACTGTAATTACACCTGATACATGGAAAGATGGTGCAAGAAACACTACGG aaagTGGCGGGAGAAAACTAAATGAAAACAAAGCATTGACATCAAAGAAGGCAAG GTTTGATCCCTATGGCAAAAATAAATTTGCAATATGCCGAATCTGTAAAAGTTCAGTTCATCAGCCAGGTTCTCACTACTGTCAGGGATGTGCATACAAAAAGG GCATCTGCGCAATGTGTGGGAAGAAAGTATTGGATACAAAAAACTACAAGCAAACATCTGTTTAA